The Streptomyces halobius genomic interval AGACCGACCCGCCACATGATGGAGTTGACGGCCTTCGGCACAACCTTCTCCGGCTCGCTGGTCTCACCGGCGGTCACGCCGACCAGCTCGACGGCGGAGTAGGCGAAGACCACGCCCTGCAGCACGATCACCACGGGCAGCAGACCGGTCGGGAAGATGCCGCCGTTGTCGGTCAGCAGATCGAGGCCCGGTGTGTGCCCGCCAACGGGGTGCTGGGTGGCCAGCAGGAAGATGCCGATGAACATGAAGGCGACCAGCGCGGCGACCTTGATGATCGCGAACCAGAACTCCAGCTCACCGAAGATCTTCACCGAGATCAGGTTCACCGCCAGCACGACCGCCAGCGCGATCAGGGCCATCACCCACTGCGGGATGTCGGTGAACAGACTCCAGTAGTGCGTGTAGAGCGCGACCGCGGTGATGTCGGCGATACCGGTCGTCGACCAGTTCACGACATACATCCAGCCAGCGACGTAGGCGCCCTTCTCCCCCAGGAACTCACGGGCGTACGACACGAAGGATCCGGACGACGGACGGTGCAGCACCAGCTCGCCGAGGGCCCGGACGACGAAGAAGGCGAAAAGGCCGCAGACCGCGTAGGCGATGGCCAGCGCGGGTCCGGCGGAGTGCAGCCGGCCGCCGGCGCCCAGGAAGAGGCCGGTTCCGATCGCTCCGCCGATGGCGATCATGTTGATGTGCCGGCCCTTGAGGCCCTTGCTGTAGCCCGCGTCGCCCGCGTCCTGCGGGACGCCTTTCCCCCCGTCCGACGGCTTGTGAACCTCGTCCGGAAGGGTTTCTGTGCTCACTGCTGCTTTCTCACTTTCGGGCAGGCGCTGAGGCCGTTCGGGCAGGCGCTGTGGCCGTGGGTTTCGCGGATCGCGCAAAGTAGGCCGACCGCACACCTTCCACGAAGAGACGCCTCCCGTCTGTGGGCAAGATCACAAGTGATACAAGCCATCCAGCTCTTGGCGATATTTGTCCGAAATGATCTTCCGGCGCAGCTTCAAGGAAGGAGTCAGCTCACCCGATTCCGGTCCCCACTCCTCGCTCAGCAGCGAAAACCGCTTGACCTGCTCCGTCCGGTTGAGCCGGGCGTTGGCGGCCGAAACGGCCCGCTCGACCTCTTCCCGTACGGCCGGATGCCCGGCCAGCTCCCGCAGCGTCCCCGTGATGCCGCGTCGCGCCGCCCAGGCCGGGGCGAGCTCCGCGTCCAGCACCAGGAGCGCGACCAGATACGACCGGCCGTCGCCGTGCACCAGCGCCTGCCCGATGAGCGGATGCTCCTTGAGGGTGTTCTCCACCAGAGCCGGCGAGACGTTCTTGCCGGTGGACGTCACGATCATTTCCTTCTTGCGGTCGGTCAGCCAGAGGAACCCGTCCTCGTCGACCCGGCCGATGTCGCCCGTCGCGAACCAGCCGTCGGCGTCGGTCGCCGGTGCCACCGACCCGTCGGCGCGCAGATATCCCGCGCAGACGGTCCGCCCCCGCACCTCGATCTCCCCGTCCTCGGCGGTACGCACCTCCAAGCCGTCGATCGGACGGCCGACCGAGCCCAGCCGGAAGGCGCCGGGGCTGTTGGTCGTGCACACCCCCACCGTCTCGGTCAGCCCCCACGCATCCATGACCACGATGCCCAGGCCCGCCCAGAACCGCACCACATCCGGCGGCATCGGCGCGGAGGCGCTCGCCGTCCACACCAGGCGGTCGAATCCGGCCTGCGCCAGCAGCGGGTCCAGCACCTCGGCCCTCGCCTTGGCGTACGCGTGCGCCAGCCCGGCCGGCCGCTGCCCCCGCTCCTGGCAGTCGACATACGCACGGGCGGTCTCGGCGGCCGCCTCGACGGCCGCCCGCCGCTCCTCCGGGAGCCGCGCGAGCACCGCCCCTACCGCCGCCGCGAGCTTCTCCCAGACCCTCGGCACGCCGAAGAACTGCGCCGGACGCAGCTCGCGCGCGGTCGCCGCGACCGCCGCCGGGTCGGCGCAGAGGTAGACGTGCGAGGCGCGGAAGACCGGCAGACAGATGCCCAGCATCCGCTCGGCGATATGTGCGAAGGGGAGGTAGCAGAGGTGCTCGACGTGATCGGGCAGTTCCACCGCACCATCCAGCGCCAGTGCGTTGAGCAGCACATTGCGGTGGCTGACCACGACACCCTTGGGGTCGCCGGTGGTGCCGGAGGTGTAGACGACGGTGAGGGTGTCGCCGGCGGCCGTCTGCCGCCACGCCGCCTCGAACGCGGCGGGATCGTACAGCTCGGCGCCCCGGGCGGCCAGCGAGGCATAGCTCTCGTGCCGGGCCGGTTCCTCCGCTGGTTCGGCGACCGTGTCCGCCTCGACGATCACCAGCTTCTCCAGGCGAGCGGTGTCGTCGACGAGCAGCGGTTCCCAGCGTCGGAGCTCTCGCGCGCCCTCCAGCACGGCGAAGCGGGCCCCGCTGTGCCGTGCGATATGGGCGATCTGCTCGGGCGCGGCGGTGCCGTACACCGTCACCGGGACCGCTCCCACGTGCACCAGGGCCAGGTCGCTGAGCCAGTGCTCGGGGCGGTTGCCCATCATGAGGAGGACGATCTCGCCCCGCCGCACCCCGAGCGCGCGGTACCCGGCGGCCAGCTCGGCCACCTGGCGGCGGACCTCGGCCCAGCTGAGCGTGTGCCACGCGCCGGAGTGCGTACCGTGGGTCCCGTCGCCGACGCGCCAGGACAGGGCGGGGAGCTCTCCGTGATCTTCGGCGTTGCGCAACAGCAGGGCGGGAAGGGTGAGTTCGCCCGGTTCGCCGGGCATACGCAGGATCGTGGTCAAGGTGGCCTCCTGGCGAGATGGGCCGGCTCAGGGGACCGGCCCCAGCTGCGGAGATACGGGGCTGCGCGGGTCAGGAAGGTTTCACAAGAGTGGTGAGACAGCAATACTGTTGGACATGATGGAGTCCGCCACCGACCTGACGGTCGACGAACTGGCCGCCCGCGCCGGCGTCACGGTCCGCACGATCCGCTTCTACAGCACGCGCGGGCTGCTGCCGCCGCCCGAGATCGGCCCGCGCAGGGTCGGCCGCTATGGACCGGACCATCTCTCGCGGCTCGCGCTCATCGAGGAACTCCAGCACCAGGGCATGACGCTCTCCGCGATCGAGCG includes:
- a CDS encoding amino acid permease; this translates as MSTETLPDEVHKPSDGGKGVPQDAGDAGYSKGLKGRHINMIAIGGAIGTGLFLGAGGRLHSAGPALAIAYAVCGLFAFFVVRALGELVLHRPSSGSFVSYAREFLGEKGAYVAGWMYVVNWSTTGIADITAVALYTHYWSLFTDIPQWVMALIALAVVLAVNLISVKIFGELEFWFAIIKVAALVAFMFIGIFLLATQHPVGGHTPGLDLLTDNGGIFPTGLLPVVIVLQGVVFAYSAVELVGVTAGETSEPEKVVPKAVNSIMWRVGLFYVGSVVLLAMLLPWNEFTGRESPFVTVLSNVGVPAAGDVMNLVVLTAAMSSLNSGLYSTGRILRSMSMAGSAPKFAGLMNRNQVPYGGIMLTSSVCVLGVGLNYLMPGEAFEIVLNIAALGIISTWCTIMICHMVFVRRAKEGRVTRPRFRLPGTPVTDLATIAFLLGVIVLMWFDGGVGRQTVMIIPVLGVALVIGWYVVRGRVHRIAAERELTKR
- a CDS encoding AMP-dependent synthetase/ligase, which codes for MTTILRMPGEPGELTLPALLLRNAEDHGELPALSWRVGDGTHGTHSGAWHTLSWAEVRRQVAELAAGYRALGVRRGEIVLLMMGNRPEHWLSDLALVHVGAVPVTVYGTAAPEQIAHIARHSGARFAVLEGARELRRWEPLLVDDTARLEKLVIVEADTVAEPAEEPARHESYASLAARGAELYDPAAFEAAWRQTAAGDTLTVVYTSGTTGDPKGVVVSHRNVLLNALALDGAVELPDHVEHLCYLPFAHIAERMLGICLPVFRASHVYLCADPAAVAATARELRPAQFFGVPRVWEKLAAAVGAVLARLPEERRAAVEAAAETARAYVDCQERGQRPAGLAHAYAKARAEVLDPLLAQAGFDRLVWTASASAPMPPDVVRFWAGLGIVVMDAWGLTETVGVCTTNSPGAFRLGSVGRPIDGLEVRTAEDGEIEVRGRTVCAGYLRADGSVAPATDADGWFATGDIGRVDEDGFLWLTDRKKEMIVTSTGKNVSPALVENTLKEHPLIGQALVHGDGRSYLVALLVLDAELAPAWAARRGITGTLRELAGHPAVREEVERAVSAANARLNRTEQVKRFSLLSEEWGPESGELTPSLKLRRKIISDKYRQELDGLYHL